A single region of the Manihot esculenta cultivar AM560-2 chromosome 12, M.esculenta_v8, whole genome shotgun sequence genome encodes:
- the LOC110627814 gene encoding monooxygenase 2, with protein METVEDVVIVGAGIAGLATAIALKRVGVRSLILEKSETLRSTGAALTLTPNAWLALDALGVSHKLKSLYTPFTRGSITNVATGAVQEIKFSVKAQGLITVHRKALLEALAEELPADSIRFSSKFTSIEQQKIGNVSIAVLHLEDGTPIKSKVLIGCDGVHSVVAKWLGLSAPVHSGRTAVRGLAVLPQGHGFNQEVTQFADVGRRGGYVPLTDKEIYWFLVCPEEENMARDPQLIQKEVIDKYAYNFPSQYIEVVRHADLSNLTWAPLMLRLPWDVIFGNLSKGNVTVAGDAMHPMTPDIAQGGCAALEDAVVLGRHIGNSFIKNGGLLVPEDMARALDGYVKERRWRAATLITGAYMSGWIQQGGLQWWKKFFKYIFYVFIFPMLSNVARYDCGTLPSFSASAELQHSSNKSD; from the exons ATGGAGACTGTAGAAGATGTAGTGATCGTTGGTGCTGGAATAGCTGGGCTGGCCACCGCCATAGCCTTGAAGAGAGTTGGGGTTCGATCTTTGATCTTAGAGAAATCAGAAACGCTACGATCCACTGGTGCAGCCTTGACCCTCACACCAAATGCTTGGCTCGCTCTTGATGCTCTTGGCGTTTCTCATAAGCTTAAATCCCTTTATACTCCTTTCACAAG GGGCTCTATAACCAATGTGGCTACAGGAGCTGTTCAAGAGATCAAATTCAGTGTAAAAGCTCAAGGACTCATAACAGTTCATCGCAAAGCTCTATTGGAGGCTCTAGCAGAAGAATTGCCtgctgattcaattcgattttctTCTAAGTTCACCTCTATTGAACAGCAAAAAATTGGTAATGTTTCCATTGCTGTGCTTCATTTGGAAGATGGTACTCCGATCAAATCTAag GTTTTGATAGGCTGTGATGGGGTGCACTCGGTGGTGGCCAAGTGGCTAGGACTCTCTGCACCGGTTCATTCTGGTCGAACAGCAGTCCGTGGATTGGCAGTGCTTCCTCAAGGCCACGGGTTCAATCAAGAAGTCACCCAGTTTGCGGATGTTGGGAGAAGGGGTGGTTATGTTCCTCTAACTGACAAAGAGATATACTGGTTTTTAGTTTGCCCTGAAGAAGAAAACATGGCAAGGGACCCACAACTAATACAGAAAGAAGTGATTGACAAGTATGCATATAATTTTCCATCACAATACATAGAAGTAGTACGTCATGCAGATCTCTCAAATTTGACATGGGCTCCATTGATGTTGAGACTTCCATGGGATGTCATATTTGGAAACCTAAGCAAAGGAAACGTAACAGTAGCTGGTGATGCTATGCACCCAATGACACCTGATATAGCACAAGGTGGCTGTGCAGCTCTAGAAGATGCAGTTGTATTGGGCAGACACATTGGAAATTCTTTTATCAAAAATGGGGGACTGCTTGTTCCAGAGGATATGGCTAGAGCCTTAGATGGGTACGTTAAAGAAAGGAGGTGGCGAGCTGCTACGCTCATCACTGGGGCGTATATGTCAGGATGGATACAGCAAGGTGGTTTGCAATGGTGGAAGaaattttttaagtatatttTCTATGTATTCATCTTCCCCATGCTCTCCAATGTTGCTCGTTATGACTGTGGGACACTGCCAAGCTTCTCTGCCTCTGCTGAGCTGCAACATTCATCTAATAAATCAGACTAG